The Solanum dulcamara chromosome 2, daSolDulc1.2, whole genome shotgun sequence region GTTGATATGCAGCAGCAACAGGGGAACTCTCAGGTCCCCACTCAAATGCACATGCTGTATTTTCAGGGAGAAGACTCAACCCCTGCAAttcataacataaatttacCTACTATTAATCAGCCTAATGACCACACAAATAGGAATATTGACACTACCAGTCATAATACTCAGCTGGGATCTATGGACAAGGATTTAGGGTCTGTAGCAAGCACTAGTGTCACAGGGtctaatgaaaaaaagaataaactgATCAAAAGGAGAAGGGATGCATTAAAAAAAGAGTAGAAGAAAGAAATTTGTCTCACGAGGAACAAATTCCTCTGGTAGTAGACAATGTGAAAGAATAACATCCTAACCTTGGATGCCAACAATTTGTGCTGGAGGATGACCAAGGGGGATGGATATTACACCCTTGCAAACTCAGTACAACCACACACCTCCTCAACATCCTGCAAGTAGAACTGCAGAACAACACACACAATCTCTCCCCAAATGCACCctcaatactaatactaatactaatatagAAGTCCCTCCTGACCTGGATGAATATGCAGTTATTGAGTCTGAAGATGAGGGTGACTATGAGGACCAACCCTTGAAGGATCTAGATGAGGAGGATGCTGCTAGTGAACACTTAAACAGACCCTTAGGTACATCTTACACAAATGAGTATGATGATGAGATTCAACGAATAGCTAACTCCCAAGGTTTGTCCCCTAGAGGAATTCATAGAACCAGTCACAGTAATAAACCCATCAGTCCAACTATTTCTGCTCGCACAAGCAGACCTCACACTAGGCTGTTCACTTCCAAAAACTCTCAATGATTAGTACACTATGctggaatgtgaggggtattaatacccaaggagccatggaaaGACTTAAATCTCTTAAGAGTATCTATCAAATTCCCATTATTGCCATCCTAGAGCCTTTTTCAGATAGCATTCAGATTCAGTATTtcagaaatcaactcaatatgGACCATGCTATTAGtaatccaaatggtaagatttgtCTTTTTTGGACCAAGGATGTAGACTGCAGGATATTGGAAAATGAGGAGCAGTTGATTACTTGTGAATTTAATCATGTAATGAATCCAAATCAGTTCATagttacctttgtatatgcaaaatgtaaagatcatctcagaagacctcTGTGGGATAGCATGCTACAATAGTCAGCCACCTCCCTTCCATGGTGCACATTAGGTGATTTTAATGTTATCACAGACCCTCAAGAAAAGTTGGGAGGTGTCActtataatatgaaaaagagcctTGAGTTCATCAGCATCATAGAAGCCTGTGGACTACAAGATCTTGGGTTTTGTGGTCAGAGATACACTTGGTCTAATCTAAGGGGTATAATGTTCAGAATCTGGAAGAGACTTGACAGAGAAATGGTCAACGATAAGTGGCTAGAGATGATGCCTCAGACTACCATTACTCATCTACCCTCTGTGGGTTCAGATCACTGCCCCTTACTGCTGGAGATGACTAATCAAAACCAACAACAcaccaaatatttcaaattccttaACTGCTGGACAGAACAACCATCTTTCTTGGATACTGTTAGTAATTGCTAGAACAGGACCATGgagggtaatccaatgtggtgtttccatcagaaaatgaagaggtTGGCAGCCACTCTTAGTACTTGGTCCAGATTGCAATTTGGTGATATATATGccaaagttaaagaatatgaagacaAGACTAGACATGCAGAGGAAGAGCTAATCTCTAGTAATTCTAAAGAGAACAGAACAAAGCTCCATGCGATCAATGCAGAGTATATAAAATACCTGAAACTGGAGGAATCCATGCTAAAGCAAAAAACTCAgttgcattggttcaaagagGGTGATGTGAATTCCAAGTATTTTTATGCCTTGATAAGAGGAAGGAGGAGGAAATTATACATCCATAAGATCCAGAATAAGGATGATAATTGGGTACAAGGTGAAGAAACCATAGCCAAAGCTGCATGTGAACACTTCCAAGCCATTTTCACTGGTGAGGAGACATAAATTCAGGAGCATACCCTCCAATGTATTCCCAGGATGGTCACTGATGAGCATAACAGAAACCTGAAAGCTATCCCTACAATGGAGGAGTTGAGAACTGTAGTGTTTTTAATGAATCCCAATTCAGCTGCTGGACCTAATGGAAtgaatggcaagttcttccaatcATGTTGgaacatcataaaagaggacCTCCTTAAAGTGATTCTATCTTTCTTCTGTGGACAAGTTATGCCTAAATACTTTACTCACTCTTGTTTGGTGCTGCTCCCAAAAGTACACCATCCTAACAAGCTCTCTGAGTATAGACCaattagccttagcaacttcacaaaaaaaatcatctccAAACTCATTTCCCTTAGACTGGCACCTATCCTACCCAACCTCATTTCCCTtaaccaatctggatttgtcAAAGGCAGGAAcatttctgaaaatattatgCTAGCCCAAGAGATTATACACCAGATCAAGAAGCCAAATGTACGAGGCAATGTAGttatcaaacttgacatggctaaagcctatgatagggtatattggtcctatacttgtctagttttgaggaaaatgggatttgaagaaggtttcattgatatggtatggagaattatggatgataattggtattccatcattattaatggttcaaggcatggattctttcattccaCAAGAGGCCTTAAGCAAGGGGATCCATTATCACCAGCTTTGTTTatcataggtgctgaagtcctcTCCAGGCTCATGAACAACCTTCATCAACACCCCCAATATCATGGTTTCCTGATGGCTAAAAAGGGCCCTCAAATTAATCATCtcagttttgcagatgacatcATCATATTCTCATCTGGAAGATCTCATACCTTGAAGCTTATCATGGAGACACTACATACCTATGAGCATGCTTTAGGCCAATTGATCAACAGAGACAAGAGTAACTTCATGGTACCCTCAAATGCCTTCAACTCTACTATTAGAAGAATCAAGAAAGTTACAGGCTTCAAGCAAAAGGACAGCCCTATCACATATCTGGGGTGTCCTCTTTACATTGGTAGACAGAGGATCATCTATTATTCTGAGCTTATAGCTAAAGTTGTGGCTAGGATAGCTGGATGGCAGGCAAAATTAATTAGTTATGGAGGAAGAATTACTTTGATTAAGCATGTCATCCAAGCACTTCCTATTCACTTGTTATCTGCTAGTTCCCCTCCTGCAACCactatcaagcaaattcaaaGCATCACAGCCAATttcttctgggggtggaagaatAAAAGGAGGAAATATCATTGGTCTTCTTGGAAGAATCTGAGTTATCCCTATGAAGAGGGTGGTATTGGAGTGAGACTAATATCAGATGTTGCCAAGTCTttccaatacaaacaatggtggatatTCAGAACTAAGAATTCCTTATGGAGTGAGTTCCTCAAAGCTAAGTACTGTCAGAGGTCAAATCCTATAACCAAAAAATGGCACACAGGATAGTCTCTGatatggaagcacctcatgaagaACAAGCACAATGTTTATCCTCATATATAATGGCAGATACAGTATGGTtcttgcctcttttggtgggataattggttGGGAGTTGGCCCCTTAGCTAATTTCAGGTCAGCCAGTAGTAGACAGAACAATACTAAGGTGtcttctttcatgattaatgGTCAGTGGAATGCATAACTGGTCTCTCAGAAAGCACCTCCTCAGTTTGTACCTAGCATCCTGGCAAGTAACATCAACTATAAGCCCCACAAACTTGATCAGGCCTCTTAGAAGCCTAATAGCAGTGGGGAAtttagttgttcttctgcctgaGAACTTATCAGGGACAAAAGGAGTAAGACAAGAATTAACTCTCAAACATGGCACAAACACATTCCTTTTAAGTGTTCCTTCCTACTCTGGAGAGCACTTAGAGGGAAACTACCTACTAATGAAAAACTTATCAGCTTTGGAGAAGCCCCAGCCCAATGTTACTGTTGCCATAGAGCTGGTTTGGATACCATtgaccatatatttgtttctGGAAACTTTTCCAGGAAGGTTTGGAGTGTATTTTCTGATTCTCTGGGTATTAGTAAAGAATACACACCCCTTAGAAACCTGATGATGAGGTGGTGGTCCAGTACTTACAGTAATGAGGTCCATAAACTTATCCTACAAGCAACTCCAATCTTCATatgttggaacctatggaaaaatagatgtgcCATCAAATATGGAGGGAAGCAGTCCAATATTACAAGAGTGATCTACTCAGTCTTCAAGGATAACTTCAACCTTCTAAGCACTACCTACTCCTATATCAGCTGGCCAAATAGatggaaggaactggtccttctTGTGGAAAAATATACTAATGAAGTTAATATTAGTACTGTCTACTGGAGGAAACCTTCAGCTCACATggtgaagctgaacactgatggtAGTGCACTTCACAACCCTGGAAAAATAGGAGGGGGAGGATTGCTAAGGAACAATCAAGGAGATCTTCTCTTTGCTTTCTCAACCCCTTTTGGAGAAGGTACAAACAACCAATCTGAAATATTGGCAGCCatctttggtttgacttggtgtcTCCAATTAGGATATACTAAAGTGATCCTTGAAGTGGAATCTGAGCTAGTAATCAGATGGATAAAACACCTAGCTCAACCACCATGGACTGTCAGAACACAACTCCAACAGCTGTAGGATATCAGTCATCAATTCCAGGTTTTCAAATGCAGCCACACTTACAGAGAAGCCAATTTTACAGCTGATTTTTTGTCTAAGCATAGCCACAAATGCACTACTCCACAGATATATCTCAATAAACAAGAGCTTCCCAAAGAGGCAAGAGCTTACTTTGAGCTTGACAAACTGGAAATGG contains the following coding sequences:
- the LOC129871689 gene encoding uncharacterized protein LOC129871689 is translated as MEGNPMWCFHQKMKRLAATLSTWSRLQFGDIYAKVKEYEDKTRHAEEELISSNSKENRTKLHAINAEYIKYLKLEESMLKQKTQLHWFKEGDVNSKYFYALIRGRRRKLYIHKIQNKDDNWVQGEETIAKAACEHFQAIFTGEET
- the LOC129871697 gene encoding uncharacterized protein LOC129871697; this encodes MVTDEHNRNLKAIPTMEELRTVVFLMNPNSAAGPNGMNGKHGFFHSTRGLKQGDPLSPALFIIGAEVLSRLMNNLHQHPQYHGFLMAKKGPQINHLSFADDIIIFSSGRSHTLKLIMETLHTYEHALGQLINRDKSNFMVPSNAFNSTIRRIKKVTGFKQKDSPITYLGCPLYIGRQRIIYYSELIAKVVARIAGWQAKLISYGGRITLIKHVIQALPIHLLSASSPPATTIKQIQSITANFFWGWKNKRRKYHWSSWKNLSYPYEEGGIGVRLISDVAKSFQYKQWWIFRTKNSLWSEFLKAKYCQRSNPITKKWHTG